One Qipengyuania gaetbuli genomic region harbors:
- the purD gene encoding phosphoribosylamine--glycine ligase, with amino-acid sequence MNILLLGSGGREHALAWKLAQSPACDKLWASPGNPGMAECAVCVDLDAADHAAVERFCRDNGVGLVVIGPEAPLVDGLADSLRAAGIPAFGPSKAAAQLEGSKAFTKELCERANIPTARFVRCTSLEAAWGALKKFDPPFVLKADGLAAGKGVVIAETREDAQNALSDMFEGKFGSAGSEVVIEQFLTGEEASFFALTDGETIVPFGSAQDHKRVGEGDTGPNTGGMGAYSPAPVLTQALQDQVMREIVGPTVQTMREEGHPYSGVLYAGLMLTKDGPQLIEYNVRFGDPECQVLMMRLESDLVEIMLACAEGRLGEIAAPKLSDDFALTVVMAAEGYPDTPKRGGAIRIGEAEAGGAKVFHAGTKLDGGQLVANGGRVLNVTARGASATEAQRNAYAAVDAVDFPEGFCRRDIGQREVRRERG; translated from the coding sequence ATGAATATCCTTTTGCTGGGCAGCGGCGGCCGCGAACATGCGCTTGCGTGGAAACTGGCGCAATCGCCGGCCTGCGACAAGCTGTGGGCGAGCCCGGGCAATCCCGGAATGGCCGAATGTGCCGTATGCGTCGACCTCGACGCTGCCGACCATGCGGCAGTCGAGCGCTTCTGCCGCGACAACGGCGTCGGGCTGGTCGTGATCGGCCCCGAAGCGCCGCTGGTCGACGGCCTTGCCGACAGCCTGCGCGCCGCTGGCATCCCTGCATTCGGCCCTTCGAAGGCTGCCGCACAGCTCGAAGGGTCGAAAGCCTTCACCAAGGAGCTGTGCGAGCGGGCCAATATCCCCACTGCACGTTTCGTGCGCTGCACCTCGCTCGAAGCGGCCTGGGGCGCGCTCAAGAAGTTCGACCCGCCCTTCGTGCTCAAGGCCGACGGCCTGGCAGCAGGCAAGGGCGTGGTGATCGCCGAAACCCGCGAAGATGCGCAGAACGCGCTGTCCGACATGTTTGAAGGCAAGTTCGGCAGCGCGGGCAGCGAAGTCGTGATCGAGCAATTCCTCACCGGCGAGGAAGCGAGCTTCTTCGCGCTCACCGATGGCGAGACGATCGTCCCCTTCGGCAGCGCGCAGGACCACAAGCGCGTGGGCGAAGGAGATACCGGCCCCAATACCGGCGGCATGGGCGCCTATTCGCCTGCCCCCGTCCTCACCCAGGCGCTGCAGGACCAGGTGATGCGCGAAATCGTCGGCCCGACCGTGCAGACCATGCGCGAGGAAGGACACCCCTATTCGGGCGTGCTCTACGCCGGCCTCATGCTGACCAAGGACGGGCCCCAGCTGATCGAATACAACGTCCGGTTCGGCGATCCCGAATGCCAGGTGCTGATGATGCGGCTGGAAAGCGACCTCGTCGAAATCATGCTCGCCTGCGCCGAAGGCCGGCTGGGCGAGATCGCGGCGCCGAAGCTGTCGGACGATTTCGCCCTCACCGTGGTCATGGCCGCAGAAGGCTATCCCGACACGCCGAAAAGGGGCGGCGCGATCCGCATCGGCGAGGCGGAAGCAGGCGGGGCCAAGGTGTTTCACGCCGGCACGAAGCTGGACGGCGGCCAGCTGGTCGCAAACGGCGGGCGTGTGCTGAACGTAACGGCGCGCGGCGCCAGCGCGACCGAGGCGCAGCGCAATGCCTATGCCGCAGTCGACGCTGTCGATTTCCCGGAAGGCTTCTGCCGCCGCGACATTGGCCAGCGCGAGGTCAGGCGCGAGCGCGGCTAG